A window of Aquitalea denitrificans contains these coding sequences:
- a CDS encoding GNAT family N-acetyltransferase, whose translation MSFHIRRIEPEDAAAMARLQSAPGVVRHTSQQPYQSAADWQHKLQQLSPSCHWLVACDAADEVIASAGLTILPQARCRHVADLFLLVRDEWQGKGVGRALMQALLELSDNWLGLIRLQLMAQQDNQRAIALYERFGFQHEGVVRQDILQDGRYVDSVVMARLHWPAGGQA comes from the coding sequence ATGAGTTTTCATATCCGCCGCATCGAGCCGGAAGACGCCGCCGCCATGGCGCGGCTGCAATCCGCCCCCGGCGTGGTACGCCATACCTCGCAGCAGCCCTATCAGTCGGCCGCCGACTGGCAGCACAAGCTGCAACAGCTGTCCCCATCCTGTCACTGGCTGGTGGCCTGTGATGCTGCCGACGAAGTGATAGCCAGCGCCGGGCTCACCATCCTGCCGCAGGCGCGTTGCCGCCATGTGGCCGACCTGTTCCTGCTGGTCCGCGACGAATGGCAGGGCAAGGGCGTCGGGCGCGCATTGATGCAAGCCTTGCTGGAGCTGTCCGACAACTGGCTGGGGCTGATCCGCCTGCAATTGATGGCGCAGCAGGACAACCAGCGCGCCATTGCACTGTACGAGCGCTTTGGCTTCCAGCATGAAGGCGTGGTGCGGCAGGACATCCTGCAAGACGGGCGCTATGTGGACAGCGTGGTGATGGCACGGCTGCACTGGCCGGCAGGAGGTCAGGCATGA